From the genome of Miscanthus floridulus cultivar M001 chromosome 10, ASM1932011v1, whole genome shotgun sequence, one region includes:
- the LOC136486438 gene encoding transmembrane 9 superfamily member 1 → MLRRGVLLLAAVLLAVAHSPLAYASEADHKYKTEEPVKLWVNKVGPYNNPQETYNYYSLPFCQPSENPAHKWGGLGEVLGGNELIDSQIDIKFIKNVDKGAICTIELDAQKVQQFANAIENSYWFELFIDDLPLWGFVGETDKNNENKHYLYTHKNIVVKYNGNRIIHVNLTQESPKLLEAGKKLDMTYSVKWVQTNVAFARRFEVYLDYPFFEHQIHWFSIFNSFMMVIFLTGLVSMILMRTLRNDYAKYAREDDDLESLERDVNEESGWKLVHGDVFRPPHSLVFLSSLVGIGTQLAALILLVIVLAIVGMLYVGRGAIITTFIVCYALTSFISGYVSGGLYSRNGGKNWIKAMILTASLFPFLCFSIGLVLNTIAIFYRSLAAIPFGTMVVMFVLWAFISFPLVLLGTVVGRNWSGAPNNPCRVKTIPRPIPEKKWYLTPSVISLMGGLLPFGSIFIEMYFVFTSFWNYKVYYVYGFMLLVFVILIIVTICVTIVGTYFLLNAENYHWQWTSFFSAASTALYVYLYSIYYYHVKTKMSGFFQTSFYFGYTLMFCLGLGILCGAVGYLGSTLFVRRIYRNIKCD, encoded by the exons TAAGCTATGGGTAAACAAGGTTGGGCCTTACAATAACCCTCAAGAGACGTACAACTATTACAGTCTCCCATTTTGTCAACCATCTGAAAACCCTGCGCATAAATGGGGTGGTCTCGGAGAGGTCCTTGGTGGAAATGAGCTGATTGATAGTCAGATCGATATAAAGTTCATAA AAAATGTGGACAAGGGGGCCATTTGCACAATTGAACTTGATGCTCAAAAGGTTCAGCAATTTGCTAATGCCATTGAAAACTCATATTGGTTTGAACTTTTCATAG ATGATCTGCCATTGTGGG GTTTTGTTGGGGAGACTGACAAAAACAATGAGAACAAGCACTACCTTTACACTCATAAGAACATTGTTGTTAAATACAATGGTAACAGG ATAATTCATGTGAATCTAACGCAAGAGTCACCTAAGCTTCTTGAAGCTGGTAAAAAGTTGGATATGACTTATTCAGTGAAGTGGGTGCAAACAAATGTGGCATTTGCACGGCGTTTCGAGGTTTACTTAGACTACCCGTTCTTTGAACACCAG ATTCATTGGTTCTCCATCTTCAATTCATTCATGATGGTTATTTTCTTGACTGGTTTAGTGTCAATGATATTGATGAGGACACTAAGAAATGATTATGCAAAATACGCTCGTGAAGATGACGATCTGGAATCACTT GAGCGAGATGTTAATGAGGAATCTGGGTGGAAGCTTGTCCATGGTGATGTGTTCCGACCTCCTCACAGCCTGGTGTTTCTTTCTTCCCTTGTTGGTATTGGCACTCAGCTGGCAGCTCTTATCCTGCTTGTGATTGTGTTGGCCATTGTTGGCATGTTATATGTTGG GCGAGGAGCTATCATCACAACCTTTATTGTGTGCTATGCTCTTACATCTTTCATCTCTGGATATGTTAGTGGTGGCCTCTATTCAAGGAATGGTG GCAAAAACTGGATAAAGGCTATGATCCTTACAGCATCACTTTTTCCATTCTTGTGTTTCTCGATTGGATTGGTGTTAAACACTATTGCTATCTTCTACCGATCATTAGCAGCTATACCATTTGGCACAATGGTTGTTATGTTTGTTCTTTGGGCTTTCATCTCCTTCCCGTTGGTTCTATTGGGGACTGTAGTTGGTAGAAATTGGAGTGGTGCTCCCAACAACCCTTGTCGTGTGAAAACGATCCCACGCCCTATTCCTGAGAAGAAGTGGTACCTTACACCTTCTGTTATTTCATTGATGGGTGGGCTTCTCCCCTTCGGCAGCATCTTCATTGAGATGTACTTCGTATTCACTTCCTTCTGGAACTACAAG GTGTACTACGTCTATGGTTTCATGTTGCTGGTCTTTGTCATCCTCATAATAGTCACCATATGTGTCACTATTGTGGGTACTTATTTCTTGTTGAATGCTGAGAACTATCATTGGCAATGGACATCATTCTTCTCTGCTGCATCTACCGCCTTGTATGTATATCTATACTCTATATACTATTATCATGTGAAGACAAAGATGTCAGGCTTTTTCCAGACAAGCTTCTACTTTGGTTACACCTTGATGTTCTGTCTTGGATTGGGAATACTTTGTG GTGCTGTTGGATATTTGGGCTCCACCCTATTTGTGAGGAGAATCTACAGAAATATCAAATGCGACTAA
- the LOC136488327 gene encoding FT-interacting protein 4-like, with protein sequence MKLVVEVVGAHDLPARRGRVTPLVQVAFGGQRHATGVRPGEANPTWNETVVFVIDATVAGRGGRLSDRSIDVGVYHRRASGRKSCLGRVRLFGAAVAPSAEEAARGEVALRLYLAPYGPPATPSAAAAALAGNAYSTTYATSTFNDTASMAGGPETVIGGASTQSSPAMVIKKKKKKKEPVQEPPPVHVFNSIPTQSSTGSLIFPPPPPPSMPPPTAAPKATKKAAAPATADDAKAAEYLMVDKLEFLYVNVVRGRGLSGTDPYVEVRVGNYSAVTRHLVRNHEPEWNQVFAFSKDQLQADSVEVIVKDKNLIVWDSIVGRAALNILELPSLAPPNRPLAPQWYRLKGAKGQWTGGEVMVAAWKGSQSDEAFAGALHAGAHDLAPAAVATTQTKCYFAPRLCYLRCHVIAAQDLVHPDRSRLSRMSVLARVQLGAQRWDTRASPSAKWDEDFFLVAAWPFDEPLEIAVIDIASPQRHELLGEVTFPKGSIKVQQFDKKKFKPPAPSWHDLELPRSSDGGGGGGDDARDRSGRRHEFRSKIQLRVYYDAAYHVLDEVTSYASDFQPSARPLRSQAIGVLELAVLRATGLRSTKRPNGGRGTVDAYCVAKYGQKWIRTRTLLDTASPSWQEQFTFDVFDPCTVLTVAVFDNSQLSSAEASRRGGTDAPLGKVRIRVSTLASGRTYEQPYSLFVVHPTGLLRCGELHLAVRFTHTAWLNMMSLYLRPALPKQHFAKPIPTHLLPRLRRHAADVVASRLARAEPPLLPGAVHYLLRDPSAHPRSDVAKGYAYSMRRSLAACARLRDVLAPLAAFARWFRGVRDWDNPVTTVLVLVVFLVLAWMPKLILPTFFLYLFAVGVWNFWRRPAQPAQMEHYSDGVPQAMFEEEFDAGLPSGTLPEVLLQWYLRLRETAAHIQGFIGDVASKGERVHAVLEWRDGRATVIALVAVAALTVVSYAVPFKALVSFTGVYVMRHPLLRRKEPSALMSFFRRLPSNADVML encoded by the exons ATGAAGCTGGTGGTCGAGGTCGTCGGCGCGCACGACCTGCCGGCGAGGCGCGGCCGCGTGACCCCGTTGGTGCAGGTCGCGTTCGGCGGCCAGCGCCACGCGACCGGCGTCAGGCCCGGCGAGGCCAACCCGACGTGGAACGAGACGGTCGTGTTCGTAATCGACGCGACCGTCGCCGGCCGCGGCGGCCGGCTGTCGGACCGTTCCATCGACGTCGGGGTCTACCACCGGCGCGCCTCGGGCCGCAAGAGCTGCCTCGGCCGCGTCCGCCTGTTCGGCGCGGCCGTCGCGCCGTCCGCTGAGGAGGCC GCGCGTGGCGAGGTGGCGCTCCGACTCTACCTGGCGCCGTACGGCCCGCCGGCCActcccagcgccgccgccgctgcgctgGCGGGGAATGCCTACTCTACCACGTATGCCACAAGTACCTTCAACGACACcgcctccatggccggcggcccaGAGACAGTGATCGGAGGCGCGAGCACGCAGTCGTCTCCTgcaatggtgatcaagaagaaaaagaagaagaaagaaccgGTGCAAGAGCCGCCGCCGGTGCATGTCTTCAACTCCATCCCAACGCAGTCCAGCACCGGATCACTGATcttcccgccaccaccaccgccgtccaTGCCACCGCCCACCGCAGCCCCAAAGGCCACCAAGAAGGCTGCGGCGCCTGCCACCGCCGACGACGCCAAGGCGGCGGAGTACCTCATGGTTGACAAGCTGGAGTTCCTGTACGTCAACGTAGTGCGCGGCAGGGGCCTCTCCGGCACCGACCCGTACGTGGAGGTCCGGGTGGGCAACTACTCGGCGGTGACACGTCATCTTGTCAGGAACCATGAGCCCGAGTGGAACCAGGTGTTCGCCTTCTCCAAGGATCAGCTGCAGGCGGACAGCGTGGAGGTGATCGTCAAGGACAAGAACCTCATCGTGTGGGACAGCATCGTCGGCAGAGCTGCCCTGAACATCCTCGAGCTCCCAAGCTTGGCTCCTCCTAACCGCCCTCTGGCGCCTCAATGGTACAGGCTCAAGGGCGCCAAGGGCCAGTGGACAGGCGGCGAGGTCATGGTCGCCGCCTGGAAGGGGTCGCAGTCCGACGAGGCCTTCGCCGGCGCACTGCACGCCGGCGCGCACGACCTGGCACCGGCCGCCGTGGCCACCACCCAGACGAAGTGCTACTTCGCGCCACGGCTGTGCTACCTCCGGTGCCACGTCATCGCCGCGCAAGACTTGGTCCACCCTGACCGCAGCCGCCTGTCGCGGATGAGCGTGCTCGCGAGGGTGCAGCTCGGGGCGCAGAGGTGGGACACGCGGGCGTCGCCGAGCGCCAAGTGGGACGAGGACTTCTTCCTCGTCGCGGCGTGGCCGTTCGACGAGCCCCTGGAGATCGCCGTCATTGACATCGCCTCGCCGCAGCGGCACGAGCTGCTGGGCGAGGTCACATTCCCCAAAGGAAGCATCAAGGTGCAGCAGTTCGACAAGAAGAAGTTCAAGCCGCCGGCGCCGTCATGGCACGACCTCGAGCTGCCACGTTCGTccgacggcggtggcggtggtggcgatgatGCCCGGGACAGATCAGGACGGCGGCACGAGTTCAGGAGCAAGATACAGCTGCGCGTCTACTACGATGCGGCGTACCACGTCCTCGACGAGGTCACGTCGTACGCCAGCGACTTCCAGCCATCGGCGCGGCCGCTCCGATCGCAGGCCATCGGTGTCCTCGAGCTCGCCGTCCTGCGAGCAACCGGCCTCCGGTCAACGAAGCGCCCGAACGGCGGGCGGGGGACTGTCGACGCCTACTGCGTCGCAAAGTACGGGCAGAAGTGGATCCGGACACGCACGCTCCTCGACACGGCCTCGCCGAGCTGGCAGGAGCAGTTCACGTTCGACGTGTTCGACCCCTGCACCGTGCTCACCGTCGCCGTCTTCGACAACAGCCAGCTCTCCTCCGCCGAGGCCTCGCGGCGCGGCGGCACCGACGCGCCGCTGGGCAAAGTCCGCATCCGCGTATCCACGCTGGCGTCAGGCCGCACGTACGAGCAGCCGTACTCCCTGTTCGTGGTGCACCCCACCGGGCTCCTCCGGTGCGGCGAGCTCCACCTCGCCGTCCGGTTCACGCACACGGCGTGGCTCAACATGATGTCTCTGTACCTCCGGCCGGCGCTGCCGAAGCAGCACTTCGCGAAGCCGATCCCGACGCACCTCCTCCCGAGGCTCCGGAGGCACGCCGCCGACGTCGTCGCGTCCCGCCTGGCGCGCGCCGAGCCGCCGCTACTCCCGGGCGCCGTGCACTACCTCCTCCGCGACCCGTCCGCGCACCCGAGGTCCGACGTGGCGAAGGGCTACGCGTACAGCATGCGCAGGTCCCTCGCCGCTTGCGCGCGCCTGCGCGACGTGCTGGCCCCGCTCGCCGCGTTCGCGCGCTGGTTCCGGGGCGTCCGCGACTGGGACAACCCGGTCACCACCGTCCTCGTCCTGGTCGTGTTCCTCGTGCTGGCGTGGATGCCCAAGCTCATCCTTCCGACCTTCTTCCTCTACCTTTTCGCCGTTGGCGTGTGGAACTTCTGGCGGCGGCCGGCGCAGCCGGCGCAGATGGAGCACTACAGCGACGGCGTTCCCCAGGCCATGTTCGAGGAGGAGTTCGACGCCGGGTTGCCGTCGGGGACCCTGCCGGAGGTACTCCTCCAGTGGTACTTGCGACTCCGGGAAACGGCCGCTCACATCCAGGGGTTCATCGGTGACGTCGCCTCGAAGGGAGAGCGCGTGCACGCGGTGCTGGAGTGGAGGGACGGCCGCGCCACGGTGATCGCGCTCGTGGCGGTGGCCGCGCTCACCGTCGTTAGCTACGCGGTGCCGTTCAAGGCGCTGGTGTCTTTCACCGGGGTCTACGTGATGAGGCATCCGCTGCTGCGGCGGAAGGAGCCGTCGGCGCTGATGAGCTTCTTCCGGCGGTTGCCGTCCAATGCCGATGTCATGCTGTGA
- the LOC136486439 gene encoding MLO-like protein 4 yields the protein MAAEQGRSLAETPTWSVATVTTLMVAACFLVERSLSRIAKWLRKTKRKAMLAALEKIREELMLLGVISLLLSQTARFISEICVPSSLFNSRFYICSENDYDDLLRNTEANQTALDKSMFGGQRLHVCSEGHEPFVSYEGLEQLHRFLFILGITHVLYSFVTVVLSMIKIYSWRKWETLAGPIAAEELKARRTKVMRRQSTFVFHHASHPWSKNKILIWMLCFLRQFKGSITRSDYLALRLGFVTYHKLPHSYDFHKYMVRSMEDDYNGTIGISWPLWAYAIVCIFINVHGINIYFWLSFVPVILVLLVGTELQHVIAQLALEVAEATAPYVGSQLKLRDDLFWFGKPRVLWWLIQFISFQNAFELATFLWSLWELSAQTCFMKHYYMVAIRLISGLLVQFWCSYSTLPLNVIISQMGSKFKKSLVSENVRESLHSWCKRVKDRSRHGTLTTRSVCSLDTTYETDHETNTVCTLSRTASATSLDDQLTVATVDDEPSCIEKDV from the exons ATGGcggcggagcaggggcggtcgctGGCGGAGACACCCACCTGGTCGGTGGCCACCGTCACCACGCTCATGGTCGCCGCCTGCTTCCTCGTCGAGCGCTCCCTCTCGCGCATCGCCAAG TGGCTGCGCAAGACCAAGCGGAAGGCCATGCTTGCCGCGCTCGAGAAGATCCGTGAAG AGCTGATGCTGCTCGGAGTCATCTCGCTGCTGCTCAGCCAGACGGCGCGCTTCATATCGGAGATCTGCGTGCCGTCCTCGCTTTTCAACAGCCGCTTCTACATCTGCTCCGAGAACGACTACGACGACCTGTTGCGCAACACGGAGGCCAACCAGACGGCGCTCGACAAGAGCATGTTCGGTGGCCAGCGGCTGCACGTCTGCAGCGAG GGCCATGAACCTTTTGTTTCATACGAGGGCCTCGAGCAGCTGCACCGGTTTCTGTTCATCCTTGGTATCACTCATGTGTTGTACAGTTTTGTAACTGTGGTTTTGTCCATGATTAAG ATCTATAGCTGGAGGAAATGGGAAACCTTAGCAGGTCCAATTGCTGCTGAGGAATTGAAAG CTAGGAGAACGAAGGTGATGAGAAGGCAGTCTACCTTTGTTTTTCACCATGCTTCTCATCCATGGAGCAAAAATAAAATACTTATTTGGATG CTCTGTTTTCTGCGTCAATTCAAGGGCTCCATAACAAGGTCAGACTATTTGGCACTGAGGTTGGGCTTTGTCACA TATCACAAGCTACCGCATTCATATGACTTCCATAAATACATGGTACGGAGCATGGAAGATGATTACAATGGGACTATTGGTATCAG TTGGCCACTTTGGGCATATGCGATTGTCTGCATATTCATCAATGTTCATG GTATCAATATATATTTCTGGTTATCCTTTGTTCCTGTTATT cTGGTGCTTCTAGTGGGTACTGAACTTCAGCACGTCATCGCTCAGTTGGCTCTGGAAGTCGCTGAGGCAACAGCGCCTTATGTTGGCTCACAACTCAAACTGCGTGATGATCTCTTTTGGTTTGGAAAGCCTCGGGTACTCTGGTGGCTTATACAGTTCATTTCATTTCAG AATGCCTTTGAGCTGGCAACATTCTTATGGTCTCTG TGGGAACTCAGTGCACAAACATGCTTCATGAAGCACTACTACATGGTTGCCATTCGGTTGATTTCTGG GCTCCTAGTTCAGTTTTGGTGCAGCTACAGCACACTGCCGCTGAATGTGATTATTTCTCAG ATGGGTTCCAAGTTCAAGAAATCACTGGTGTCGGAGAACGTTAGGGAGTCGCTTCACAGCTGGTGCAAGAGGGTCAAGGACAGGAGCCGGCACGGGACCCTCACGACCAGATCCGTCTGCTCCCTGGACACCACCTACGAGACGGATCACGAGACGAACACGGTGTGCACGCTGTCGAGGACGGCGTCGGCGACATCGCTGGATGACCAGCTGACCGTGGCCACCGTCGACGACGAGCCGTCCTGCATTGAGAAAGATGTCTGA
- the LOC136486440 gene encoding nifU-like protein 2, chloroplastic has protein sequence MQTAAAAAVAWASVPSTSTSSSSPSPFRVGVASTAVPASSAPRLVAASAPLGHRRRRQVVQAVANLDPAIELPLTAENVEMVLDEVRPYLMADGGNVALHEIDGNVVRLKLQGACGSCPASVTTMKMGIERRLMEKIPEIVAVEPIADEETGLELNQENIEKVLDEIRPYLAGTGGGELEFVTIEEPIVKVRLTGPAAGVMTVRVALTQKLREKIPKIAAVQLLP, from the exons AtgcagacggcggcggcggcggccgtggcgtGGGCGTCGGTACCATCGacgtccacctcctcctcctcgccttcccCCTTCAGG GTGGGGGTTGCGTCGACGGCCGTGCCGGCTTCTTCCGCGCCCAGGCTTGTTGCCGCCTCCGCGCCCCTGGGTCATCGACGGCGGCGGCAAG TGGTTCAAGCTGTTGCCAATCTAGACCCTGCGATCGAGCTGCCATTGACTGCTGAAAATGTTGAGATGGTGTTGGATGAAGTAAGGCCGTATCTTATGGCAGACGGAGGCAATGTTGCGTTGCATGAGATTGACGGGAACGTGGTAAGGTTAAAGCTGCAAGGAGCATGTGGGTCGTGCCCGGCTTCAGTAACAACGATGAAGATGGGTATTGAACGGCGCTTGATGGAGAAAATACCAGAGATTGTTGCGGTTGAGCCCATCGCTGATGAGGAGACAGGCCTTGAGTTGAACCAAGAGAACATTGAAAAG GTACTTGACGAGATTAGGCCATACCTTGCTGGCACAGGAGGTGGCGAGCTTGAGTTTGTCACAATCGAGGAGCCTATTGTCAAGGTTAGGCTTACAGGCCCAGCTGCTGGTGTGATGACTGTCCGAGTAGCGTTGACTCAGAAGCTCCGTGAGAAGATCCCTAAAATTGCAGCTGTCCAGCTATTGCCATAA